A part of Streptomyces sp. NBC_01235 genomic DNA contains:
- a CDS encoding arabinan endo-1,5-alpha-L-arabinosidase has product MSRTSRTPRTSRTPRTPRASRTSRRAALLAVPAAILLALTPTAASAYPNPGTVTGSTVVHDPTMIRTSAGRYLLYATGGGLAYRTSTDRTAFSAGGDAFSTKPGWWSSYGTTEAWAPDISYQGGKYLMYYAVSTFGSNKSAIGLAGSSTGLPGSWTDYGTVYTSTTSSDYNAIDPNLFVDDDGKWWLSFGSWWTGIKMIRIDPSTGKQLSSDTARRSIASRPTGTKAVEAPYVVKRNGYYYLFASYDTCCAGTSSTYKVKVGRATSVTGPYYDKSGVAMTNNGGTAVLETHGRVIGPGGQSILHDTDGDLIVYHYYDGNDNGTPKLGINLLNWSSGWPVAY; this is encoded by the coding sequence ATGAGCCGCACCTCACGCACGCCCCGCACCTCACGCACGCCCCGCACGCCCCGCGCATCCCGTACCTCTCGCAGGGCCGCCCTGCTGGCCGTTCCGGCCGCGATCCTGCTCGCCCTGACCCCCACCGCCGCCTCCGCCTACCCCAACCCCGGCACGGTCACCGGGTCCACGGTCGTGCACGACCCGACGATGATCCGTACCTCCGCCGGCCGCTACCTCCTCTACGCCACCGGCGGCGGCCTCGCCTACCGCACCTCCACCGACCGCACCGCGTTCAGCGCGGGCGGCGACGCCTTCTCCACGAAGCCGGGCTGGTGGTCGTCGTACGGCACCACCGAGGCCTGGGCGCCCGACATCTCCTACCAGGGCGGCAAGTACCTGATGTACTACGCCGTCTCCACCTTCGGCTCCAACAAGTCGGCGATCGGCCTGGCCGGTTCGAGCACCGGCCTGCCCGGCTCCTGGACCGACTACGGCACCGTCTACACCTCCACCACCTCCAGCGACTACAACGCCATCGACCCGAACCTCTTCGTGGACGACGACGGCAAGTGGTGGCTGTCGTTCGGGAGCTGGTGGACGGGGATCAAGATGATCCGCATCGACCCGTCGACCGGCAAGCAGCTCTCCTCCGACACCGCCCGGCGCTCGATCGCCTCCCGGCCCACCGGAACGAAGGCCGTCGAGGCGCCCTACGTCGTGAAGCGGAACGGCTACTACTACCTCTTCGCCTCGTACGACACCTGCTGCGCCGGCACCAGCTCGACGTACAAGGTCAAGGTCGGCCGCGCCACCAGCGTCACCGGGCCGTACTACGACAAGAGCGGCGTCGCGATGACCAACAACGGAGGGACGGCCGTGCTGGAGACGCACGGACGCGTCATCGGCCCCGGCGGCCAGTCGATCCTGCACGACACCGACGGCGACCTGATCGTCTACCACTACTACGACGGCAACGACAACGGCACGCCCAAGCTGGGCATCAACCTTTTGAACTGGAGCAGCGGATGGCCCGTCGCCTACTGA
- a CDS encoding DUF4360 domain-containing protein: MASGLLLGGAVAALVTAAIPAHNPSSFVDPPPDKIVIDVATVNGSGCPAGTAAVAVSEDNTAFTVTYSDYLAQVGGSSNPTAFRKNCQLNLIVHVPSGFTYAIAKADYRGYASLQSGANAVQRASYYFQGSSQTVFKNHNFNGTYNDSWQATDTTDWAQLVWAPCGVQRNFNINTELRVNAGTSSPSKVSFMTMDSTDGDLSTIYHMAWKECPGK; encoded by the coding sequence ATGGCAAGTGGGCTGCTCCTGGGCGGTGCGGTCGCCGCGCTCGTCACCGCGGCGATACCCGCACACAACCCGTCCTCGTTCGTCGACCCGCCCCCGGACAAGATCGTCATCGACGTCGCCACGGTGAACGGCTCCGGCTGTCCGGCCGGTACCGCGGCCGTCGCCGTCTCCGAGGACAACACCGCCTTCACCGTGACCTACAGCGACTACCTCGCCCAGGTCGGCGGGAGCTCCAACCCCACGGCGTTCCGCAAGAACTGCCAGCTCAACCTGATCGTGCACGTGCCGTCGGGCTTCACGTACGCCATCGCCAAGGCGGACTACCGCGGCTACGCCTCACTCCAGTCCGGCGCGAACGCCGTGCAGCGGGCCTCGTACTACTTCCAGGGCTCGTCGCAGACGGTGTTCAAGAACCACAACTTCAACGGCACCTACAACGACAGCTGGCAGGCGACCGACACCACCGACTGGGCCCAACTGGTCTGGGCGCCCTGCGGAGTTCAGCGCAACTTCAACATCAACACCGAGCTCCGCGTCAACGCGGGCACGTCGTCGCCGAGCAAGGTCAGCTTCATGACGATGGACTCGACCGACGGCGACCTCAGCACCATCTACCACATGGCCTGGAAGGAGTGCCCGGGCAAGTAG
- a CDS encoding pyridoxal phosphate-dependent aminotransferase translates to MADNVSSLFRNTAAHSPSMAALTREGGEGVGPVDFCIPCNPYFPTPAMMDTMAARLRDIITFYPSGADTITAELCNLLQLPPQAVAMGNGSTELITWIDHLLVRESLAVPVPTFGRWTDQPMETGKRVDMFPLQESSGFALDLAQYAEFIRTRGTKVAVICNPNNPDGGFLHKHALVQFMDAMADLDLIIIDESFLEFADAEQEPSVVQEAMIRPNVIVLRSLGKNFGLHGIRFGYMVANPSLAGRVRSMLPKWNLNAFAEYVVFMLKEHGPEYAQSLMQVRRDRLDMASQLSALPGLTVYPSQGNFLFVRLPVGAEGTVVRDRLLSEHRILVRECGNKIGSSSRFLRLVVRPQVDVRRLVSGLEQVLYGTRRGAAVPELSAGAGYSSGTAAVDRLVTNGAGMPGLAAQAMGMQAPGLVAAAAAPAMPAPAVAQAQPTPSDGAGMPMPAAAQVFPQSVPAPAPAPAPVPAQAPPMAPAAAMAPAAMAPAMAPAAMAPAMAPAAMAPAMAPAAMAPAMTPAAPPMGPTPTGVPARGGLTAAQVRGTNGLSPAAATGWPNAQSWPNAAGMGQAG, encoded by the coding sequence ATGGCCGACAACGTCTCCTCGTTGTTCCGCAACACCGCGGCACACAGCCCGTCGATGGCGGCGCTGACGCGCGAGGGCGGCGAGGGGGTCGGCCCGGTGGACTTCTGCATCCCCTGCAACCCGTACTTCCCCACCCCCGCCATGATGGACACCATGGCCGCGCGGCTGCGGGACATCATCACGTTCTACCCGAGCGGCGCCGACACGATCACGGCCGAACTGTGCAATCTGCTCCAGCTCCCGCCGCAGGCCGTGGCGATGGGCAACGGTTCGACCGAGCTGATCACCTGGATCGACCACCTGCTCGTCCGTGAGTCCCTCGCCGTCCCCGTCCCCACCTTCGGCCGCTGGACCGACCAGCCCATGGAGACCGGCAAGCGGGTCGACATGTTCCCGCTCCAGGAGTCCAGCGGCTTCGCCCTGGACCTCGCGCAGTACGCCGAGTTCATCCGGACCCGCGGCACCAAGGTCGCCGTCATCTGCAACCCGAACAACCCCGACGGCGGCTTCCTGCACAAGCACGCGCTCGTGCAGTTCATGGACGCGATGGCCGACCTGGACCTGATCATCATCGACGAGTCGTTCCTGGAGTTCGCGGACGCCGAGCAGGAACCGAGCGTCGTGCAGGAGGCGATGATCCGGCCGAACGTCATCGTGCTGCGCAGCCTCGGCAAGAACTTCGGTCTGCACGGCATCCGTTTCGGCTACATGGTCGCCAACCCGTCGCTCGCCGGCCGGGTCCGCTCCATGCTGCCGAAGTGGAACCTCAACGCCTTCGCCGAGTACGTGGTGTTCATGCTGAAGGAGCACGGCCCCGAGTACGCGCAGAGCCTGATGCAGGTGCGCCGCGACCGCCTCGACATGGCCAGCCAGCTCAGCGCGCTGCCGGGCCTGACGGTCTATCCCTCCCAGGGGAACTTCCTCTTCGTACGCCTTCCCGTCGGCGCCGAGGGCACCGTGGTCCGCGACCGGCTGCTCTCCGAGCACCGCATCCTGGTCCGCGAGTGCGGCAACAAGATCGGTTCGTCGAGCCGCTTCCTGAGGCTCGTGGTGCGCCCCCAGGTGGACGTGCGTCGCCTGGTGTCCGGCCTGGAACAGGTGCTCTACGGGACCAGGAGGGGAGCCGCCGTGCCCGAGCTGAGCGCCGGCGCCGGCTACAGCTCGGGCACGGCGGCGGTGGACCGGCTGGTCACCAACGGAGCGGGCATGCCCGGCCTTGCCGCTCAGGCCATGGGCATGCAGGCGCCGGGGCTGGTCGCGGCCGCGGCCGCCCCGGCGATGCCCGCACCGGCGGTGGCGCAGGCGCAGCCCACACCCTCCGACGGGGCGGGGATGCCGATGCCGGCGGCCGCACAGGTCTTCCCCCAGTCTGTGCCCGCCCCGGCGCCGGCTCCCGCTCCCGTCCCGGCCCAGGCTCCGCCGATGGCACCGGCGGCGGCGATGGCCCCTGCTGCCATGGCTCCCGCGATGGCTCCCGCGGCCATGGCCCCTGCGATGGCTCCCGCCGCCATGGCCCCGGCGATGGCCCCGGCCGCGATGGCCCCGGCGATGACTCCGGCCGCCCCGCCGATGGGCCCGACTCCCACCGGTGTCCCGGCCCGCGGCGGCCTCACCGCCGCCCAGGTCCGCGGCACCAACGGCCTCTCCCCCGCGGCGGCCACGGGCTGGCCCAACGCCCAGAGCTGGCCGAACGCGGCGGGAATGGGACAGGCGGGGTAG
- a CDS encoding ADP-ribosyltransferase domain-containing protein codes for MSDVNTPDQHDPSDPLALAELFKGGGEPWLPLLKPVIEAQPDAAAFIGPGRSPEVVPVRELTFQALKPNPPHKWKVVVFGQNPYPRPESATGIAMFDNTFHDWTDSQFGRVVSIRCIIKAAAMWKYGIPKKTPIADVRALLKKQDTVQPPEWFQAMLTQGVLLLNAALTASSDGPRGADPHTAFWRPVAERIVEEILKAKQNADPEDRAVVFAWWGAHARNLKKVVLRLQAKYPDVEVRHIDHPNPAAQGDVFCEGDHFGTVNAALAALGVDEIDWLPSKGWDKFAAQADGTDGGTAERMGAFIASTMELHQLYLERLSSVKDEGLVLPAITGVFDTPVMDFRDAVSPVAALLSGLDRHVQRSHEFGKRRVDEVAGDLSADAIAALYLYTCESAFYREINAILRAPDRTKVVPYLPYLRLLFSAVSQLPARTESLWRGVSLDMRAQYPLGRTVTWWGVSSCTSKFSVARAFLGSRGKRTLFEVQPRRAVGIRSFSAFTDEEEFILLPGTQLEVVDVKTERGGLCTVKLAESEEQPLVS; via the coding sequence ATGAGCGATGTCAACACCCCTGACCAGCACGACCCGTCCGATCCGCTGGCCCTCGCCGAGCTCTTCAAGGGCGGCGGCGAACCGTGGCTTCCGTTGCTGAAGCCGGTCATCGAGGCACAGCCGGACGCGGCCGCGTTCATCGGCCCGGGCCGCAGCCCGGAGGTCGTTCCCGTGCGCGAACTGACCTTCCAGGCGCTCAAGCCCAACCCGCCGCACAAGTGGAAGGTCGTCGTCTTCGGCCAGAACCCCTACCCGCGGCCGGAGAGCGCCACCGGCATCGCCATGTTCGACAACACCTTCCACGACTGGACGGACAGTCAGTTCGGCCGGGTCGTCAGCATCCGCTGCATCATCAAGGCGGCGGCGATGTGGAAGTACGGCATCCCCAAGAAGACGCCGATCGCCGACGTGCGCGCGCTGTTGAAGAAGCAGGACACCGTCCAGCCGCCGGAGTGGTTCCAGGCGATGCTCACCCAGGGTGTGCTGCTGCTGAACGCGGCCCTCACCGCCAGCAGCGACGGGCCCAGGGGAGCCGACCCGCACACCGCGTTCTGGCGTCCGGTCGCCGAGCGCATCGTCGAGGAGATCCTCAAGGCGAAGCAGAACGCCGACCCCGAGGACCGTGCCGTCGTCTTCGCGTGGTGGGGAGCGCACGCGCGCAACCTGAAGAAGGTCGTCCTGCGGCTTCAGGCGAAGTACCCCGACGTCGAGGTCCGGCACATCGACCACCCCAACCCCGCGGCGCAGGGCGACGTCTTCTGCGAGGGCGACCATTTCGGAACGGTGAACGCGGCCCTCGCGGCCCTGGGCGTCGACGAGATCGACTGGCTGCCGAGCAAGGGCTGGGACAAGTTCGCGGCGCAGGCCGACGGGACGGACGGCGGCACCGCCGAACGCATGGGCGCGTTCATCGCGTCCACCATGGAACTGCACCAGCTGTACCTGGAGCGGCTTTCCAGCGTCAAGGACGAGGGGCTCGTCCTCCCCGCGATCACCGGGGTGTTCGACACCCCGGTCATGGACTTCCGTGACGCCGTCTCCCCGGTCGCCGCACTGCTGTCCGGCCTCGACCGGCACGTCCAGCGGTCGCACGAGTTCGGCAAGCGGCGGGTGGACGAAGTGGCCGGCGACCTGTCCGCCGACGCGATCGCCGCCCTCTATCTCTACACCTGCGAGTCCGCGTTCTACCGGGAGATCAACGCCATTCTGCGTGCCCCGGACCGGACGAAGGTCGTCCCCTACCTGCCGTATCTGCGGCTGCTGTTCTCGGCGGTGTCGCAACTTCCCGCCCGCACCGAGTCGTTGTGGCGTGGCGTGTCGCTGGACATGCGTGCGCAGTACCCGCTCGGACGGACCGTGACCTGGTGGGGCGTGTCGTCGTGCACGTCCAAGTTCAGCGTGGCACGGGCGTTCCTCGGCAGCCGCGGCAAGCGGACCCTCTTCGAGGTGCAACCCCGTCGAGCCGTGGGCATCCGCAGTTTCTCCGCGTTCACCGACGAGGAGGAGTTCATCCTGCTGCCGGGCACGCAGCTCGAGGTGGTGGACGTGAAGACCGAGCGCGGCGGCCTGTGCACCGTGAAGCTGGCCGAGTCGGAGGAGCAGCCGCTCGTGTCCTGA
- a CDS encoding DUF397 domain-containing protein has product MNAPELAWFKSSYSSGGDGVEVALDWHKSSHSSSASGDCIEVALAWHKSSYSSASGDDCVEVATCPSQIHVRDSKDKTSGAHLTLSPAAWADFVAHAAE; this is encoded by the coding sequence ATGAACGCGCCCGAACTGGCCTGGTTCAAAAGCAGTTACAGCAGCGGCGGCGACGGCGTAGAGGTCGCCCTGGACTGGCACAAGTCCAGCCACAGCAGCAGCGCTTCCGGCGACTGCATCGAGGTCGCGCTGGCCTGGCACAAGTCGAGCTACAGCAGCGCGTCCGGGGACGACTGCGTCGAGGTCGCCACCTGCCCCAGCCAGATCCACGTCCGTGACTCCAAGGACAAGACCAGCGGAGCTCACCTCACCCTCTCCCCCGCCGCGTGGGCCGACTTCGTGGCCCACGCGGCGGAGTGA
- the mmsA gene encoding multiple monosaccharide ABC transporter ATP-binding protein gives MAGPVLEMRSIVKTFPGVKALSDVTLTVRQGEVHAICGENGAGKSTLMKVLSGVHPHGTYEGEILFEGEVCSFKDIRASEQHGIVIIHQELALSPYLSLAENIFLGNEHAKGGFIDWRETLRHATELLRRVGLSDHPETRVADIGVGKQQLVEIAKALSKKVKLLILDEPTAALNDEDSGKLLDLILELKKQGITSIIISHKLNEIRKVADSVTILRDGRSIETLDVKAAETTEDRIISGMVGRDLDHRFPERTVIDTDKEAAPALEIRDWTVHHPIDQQRKVVDDVSINVRRGEIVGIAGLMGAGRTELAMSVFGRAYGRHAAGTVLKDGKEIRTKTVAEAIDHGIAYVTEDRKHYGLNLIDTINRNISLTALSKVAKRGVVDEHEERQVSEGFRKSMNIKAPTVFEPVGKLSGGNQQKVVLSKWIFAGPDVLILDEPTRGIDVGAKFEIYTVIDQLAAQGKAVVFISSELPELLGMCDRIYTMAAGRLTGEFPRAEATQEVLMRQMTKDKEVTR, from the coding sequence ATGGCGGGACCCGTCCTGGAAATGCGCTCGATCGTCAAGACCTTTCCCGGCGTCAAAGCGCTGTCGGACGTCACACTGACCGTCCGTCAGGGCGAGGTCCATGCCATCTGCGGTGAGAACGGCGCCGGAAAGTCCACCTTGATGAAGGTGCTCTCCGGCGTCCATCCGCACGGCACCTACGAGGGGGAGATCCTCTTCGAGGGGGAAGTCTGCTCCTTCAAGGACATCCGGGCGAGCGAGCAGCACGGCATTGTGATCATCCACCAGGAGCTGGCGCTGTCGCCGTACCTCTCCCTGGCGGAGAACATCTTCCTCGGCAACGAACACGCCAAGGGCGGGTTCATCGACTGGCGCGAGACCCTGCGGCACGCCACCGAGCTGCTGCGCCGGGTCGGTCTCAGCGACCACCCGGAGACCCGCGTCGCCGACATCGGCGTGGGCAAGCAGCAGCTCGTGGAGATCGCCAAGGCGCTCTCGAAGAAGGTGAAGCTGCTCATCCTGGATGAGCCGACCGCTGCGCTGAACGACGAGGACAGCGGCAAACTCCTGGATCTCATCCTGGAGTTGAAGAAGCAGGGCATCACCTCGATCATCATCTCCCACAAGCTCAACGAGATCCGCAAGGTCGCCGACTCGGTGACGATCCTGCGCGACGGACGCTCCATCGAGACGCTCGACGTCAAGGCGGCGGAGACGACCGAGGACCGGATCATCAGCGGCATGGTCGGCCGCGACCTCGACCACCGCTTCCCCGAGCGCACCGTGATCGACACGGACAAGGAAGCGGCCCCGGCGCTGGAGATCCGCGACTGGACCGTGCACCACCCGATCGACCAGCAGCGCAAGGTCGTCGACGACGTGTCGATCAACGTGCGCCGCGGGGAGATCGTCGGCATCGCCGGCCTCATGGGCGCGGGCCGCACCGAGCTCGCGATGAGCGTCTTCGGCCGTGCCTACGGCCGGCACGCGGCCGGCACGGTCCTCAAGGACGGCAAGGAGATCCGTACCAAGACGGTCGCCGAGGCCATCGACCACGGGATCGCCTATGTCACCGAGGACCGCAAGCACTACGGCCTCAACCTCATCGACACGATCAACCGCAACATCTCGCTGACCGCCCTGAGCAAGGTCGCCAAGCGGGGCGTGGTCGACGAGCACGAGGAGCGGCAGGTCTCCGAGGGCTTCCGCAAGTCGATGAACATCAAGGCGCCCACGGTCTTCGAGCCGGTGGGCAAGCTGTCCGGCGGCAACCAGCAGAAGGTCGTCCTCAGCAAGTGGATCTTCGCGGGTCCGGACGTGCTGATCCTGGACGAGCCGACGCGGGGTATCGACGTCGGCGCCAAGTTCGAGATCTACACGGTCATCGACCAGCTGGCCGCCCAGGGCAAGGCGGTCGTCTTCATCTCCTCCGAGCTGCCCGAACTGCTCGGAATGTGTGACCGCATCTACACGATGGCCGCCGGACGGCTCACGGGCGAGTTCCCGCGGGCCGAGGCCACGCAGGAAGTGCTGATGCGCCAGATGACGAAGGACAAAGAGGTAACGCGATGA
- a CDS encoding intradiol ring-cleavage dioxygenase: protein MTDTSDARTPVGRRTVLVATGATAAALAVGAAAAPEAPATETADIAPVAAAAVCTLTKEMTEGPYYLDGQYVRTDITEGKAGIPLKLTLTVVDDDTCVPLSNALVEVWHADALGEYSGFVGGNGHSEPDDGTFLRGGVLTNSSGVASITSIYPGWYRGRCIHIHIKVHTGVTVTSDGHFTGGQEIHTGQLFFNETITTAVAKISPYSTNTVTRTTLAQDSIYDDGGAASGLLTLTALGSSTSSGYAASLTLGVES from the coding sequence ATGACAGACACCTCAGATGCACGCACCCCTGTCGGACGTCGAACCGTCCTCGTCGCCACGGGCGCGACCGCAGCGGCCCTGGCCGTAGGCGCCGCTGCCGCTCCCGAGGCCCCCGCAACCGAGACGGCCGACATCGCCCCCGTCGCCGCCGCGGCCGTCTGCACCCTCACGAAGGAGATGACCGAAGGCCCCTACTACCTCGACGGACAGTACGTCCGCACCGACATCACCGAAGGCAAGGCGGGCATCCCGCTGAAACTGACCCTCACCGTCGTCGACGACGACACCTGCGTCCCGCTCAGCAACGCCCTCGTCGAGGTCTGGCACGCCGACGCCCTCGGCGAGTACTCCGGCTTCGTCGGCGGCAACGGCCACAGCGAACCGGACGACGGCACCTTCCTGCGCGGCGGCGTCCTCACCAACTCCAGCGGGGTCGCGTCGATCACCTCGATCTACCCCGGCTGGTACCGGGGCCGCTGCATCCACATCCACATCAAGGTGCACACCGGCGTCACGGTCACCTCCGACGGCCACTTCACCGGCGGCCAGGAGATCCACACCGGTCAGCTCTTCTTCAACGAGACGATCACGACCGCCGTCGCCAAGATCTCCCCGTACTCGACCAACACGGTCACCCGCACCACCCTCGCCCAGGACTCCATCTACGACGACGGAGGCGCCGCGTCCGGCCTCCTCACCCTGACGGCGCTGGGCAGTTCGACGTCTTCCGGCTACGCCGCAAGCCTGACCCTCGGCGTCGAGAGCTGA
- the mmsB gene encoding multiple monosaccharide ABC transporter permease — protein MSTDVTKTPAAAPPEKSGGSASGAGLLQLVVDGLRSNMRQYGMLIALGLLVILFQVWTGGDLLLPRNVSNLVLQNSYILILAIGMMLVIIAGHIDLSVGSLTAFTGAFAAVLTVQHDVAWPVALVLCLIVGAAAGSLQGFLIAYLGIPSFIVTLAGMLLFRGMTEIFLKGQTLGPFPDGLQKMGNGFLPEVGPDTNYHNLTLLLGFVLLAFVVLQEVRDRKRQQEFSLDVVPRNLFLLKLVAIAAAILTVVMLLASYKGAPIILIILGLLVVGYGYVMRNAVFGRHIYAIGGNLPAAKLSGVKDKKVTFLVFLNMGVLAALAGLVVAARLNAASPKAGLSFELEAIASSFIGGASMSGGVGTVLGAIIGGLVLGVLNNGMNLLSVGTDWQQVIKGLALLAAVGFDVWNKRKSGS, from the coding sequence ATGAGCACCGACGTGACCAAGACTCCGGCGGCGGCACCGCCCGAGAAGAGCGGAGGCTCAGCCTCCGGCGCCGGGCTGCTGCAACTGGTGGTGGACGGCCTGCGCAGCAACATGCGCCAGTACGGCATGCTGATCGCGCTCGGCCTGCTCGTGATCCTGTTCCAGGTGTGGACCGGCGGCGACCTGCTGCTGCCGCGCAACGTCTCCAACCTGGTCCTGCAGAACAGCTACATCCTGATCCTCGCGATCGGCATGATGCTGGTGATCATCGCGGGCCACATCGACCTGTCGGTCGGTTCGCTGACGGCGTTCACGGGCGCCTTCGCGGCCGTCCTCACGGTGCAACACGATGTGGCGTGGCCCGTCGCGCTGGTGCTGTGCCTGATCGTGGGCGCGGCCGCCGGCTCGTTGCAGGGCTTCCTGATCGCCTACCTCGGCATACCGTCCTTCATCGTCACCCTCGCGGGCATGCTGCTCTTCCGCGGCATGACGGAGATCTTCCTGAAGGGCCAGACCCTCGGCCCGTTCCCGGACGGCCTTCAGAAGATGGGCAACGGCTTCCTGCCGGAGGTCGGCCCGGACACCAACTACCACAACCTCACGCTGCTGCTGGGCTTCGTGCTGCTGGCCTTCGTGGTCCTGCAGGAGGTCCGCGACCGCAAGCGCCAGCAGGAGTTCTCCCTCGACGTCGTGCCGAGGAACCTCTTCCTGCTCAAGCTCGTCGCCATCGCCGCCGCGATCCTCACCGTCGTCATGCTGCTCGCCAGCTACAAGGGCGCCCCGATCATCCTGATCATCCTCGGCCTGCTGGTGGTCGGCTACGGCTACGTCATGCGCAACGCCGTCTTCGGCCGGCACATCTACGCGATCGGCGGCAACCTCCCGGCGGCGAAGCTGTCGGGCGTCAAGGACAAGAAGGTCACCTTCCTCGTCTTCCTGAACATGGGCGTGCTCGCGGCCCTGGCCGGTCTGGTGGTCGCCGCCCGTCTGAACGCGGCCTCGCCGAAGGCGGGCCTCAGCTTCGAACTCGAGGCGATCGCCTCGTCGTTCATCGGCGGCGCGTCCATGAGCGGTGGTGTCGGCACCGTCCTCGGCGCGATCATCGGTGGTCTCGTCCTCGGCGTGCTGAACAACGGCATGAACCTCCTGAGCGTCGGCACCGACTGGCAGCAGGTCATCAAGGGCCTGGCCCTGCTGGCCGCGGTCGGGTTCGACGTGTGGAACAAGCGCAAGTCCGGTTCGTAG
- a CDS encoding ATP-binding protein yields the protein MTAPHPAPQPLLTVRVFTQRLSATPRGARLARRLALHQLHAWGIPHGTDVSDAVAVIVAELAANAVTHGRVPGRDFELRLSFPPGSVRVEVTDTRSGPRPPGPGAVPAPNPLDETDRGLLLVDALAARWEVVDREPPPGKTVCVEVDVPNWLTLAKKAPVGSAP from the coding sequence ATGACAGCACCACACCCCGCCCCCCAACCCCTGCTCACCGTGCGTGTGTTCACCCAGCGCCTCAGCGCAACGCCCCGTGGCGCCCGCCTGGCAAGGCGTCTCGCGCTGCACCAGCTCCACGCCTGGGGCATCCCGCACGGCACGGACGTCTCCGACGCGGTCGCGGTGATCGTCGCCGAGCTGGCCGCCAACGCCGTCACTCACGGGCGGGTGCCCGGACGGGACTTCGAGCTGCGGCTCTCCTTTCCGCCCGGAAGTGTGCGGGTCGAGGTGACCGACACGCGCAGTGGGCCGCGTCCGCCCGGGCCCGGTGCCGTACCCGCACCGAACCCCCTCGACGAGACCGACCGCGGCCTGCTCCTCGTCGACGCGCTCGCCGCCCGCTGGGAGGTGGTGGACCGGGAGCCGCCGCCGGGCAAGACCGTGTGCGTCGAGGTCGACGTGCCCAACTGGCTCACCCTCGCCAAGAAGGCGCCGGTTGGCTCCGCTCCCTGA
- a CDS encoding terpene synthase family protein → MNSDTSTRELSVPSVLCPFPVTYDVSAARKADDDIVAWALSLDLFPGQRSELDGYRFGTFAALTHPDAVDHDHLMLAARNMTALFAADDHYCDEGIEGVRLAMSASRLAGALTALENGPRLPDCPSVEAFVGTDPVTRALRETAEHVTRLGGPAQVGRLRHETIATFLAMAAENAWRIAGHVPEPAEYLAHRKYNGGMACLVLIDVVGGYELSVRDWETPGVRDLSLTASLVIMLVNDLYSVAKESADIGSHSLPTVLSARHGWSLERSMCATAEVHDDLMRAYLRLEPEVRREASPELARYLTGLRHWMRGNLEWHTLTGRHNNRAGRPTPKTGPLGPTHDRIKADARSSAAAGVCPRCGDRHDPATAVA, encoded by the coding sequence ATGAATAGCGACACATCCACGCGGGAACTGTCAGTGCCGAGTGTGTTATGTCCGTTTCCGGTCACGTACGACGTGTCGGCGGCCCGCAAGGCGGACGACGACATCGTTGCCTGGGCGCTCAGCCTCGATCTCTTCCCGGGGCAGCGGTCCGAGTTGGACGGCTACCGCTTCGGCACGTTCGCGGCGCTGACGCACCCCGACGCGGTCGACCACGATCACCTGATGCTCGCGGCCCGCAACATGACCGCCCTCTTCGCCGCGGACGATCACTACTGTGACGAGGGCATCGAAGGCGTCCGCCTCGCCATGAGCGCCTCACGGCTCGCGGGTGCGCTGACCGCCCTGGAGAACGGCCCCCGGCTGCCCGACTGCCCCTCGGTCGAGGCCTTCGTCGGCACCGACCCGGTGACGCGTGCGCTGCGCGAGACCGCGGAACACGTCACACGCCTGGGCGGACCGGCGCAAGTGGGTCGGCTGCGCCACGAGACGATCGCCACGTTCCTCGCGATGGCGGCCGAAAACGCCTGGCGTATCGCCGGGCACGTTCCCGAGCCCGCCGAGTACCTGGCGCATCGCAAGTACAACGGGGGCATGGCCTGTCTCGTACTCATCGATGTCGTCGGCGGCTACGAACTGTCCGTCCGTGACTGGGAAACGCCGGGCGTCCGAGATCTGTCGCTCACAGCCTCACTCGTGATCATGCTGGTCAACGACCTGTATTCGGTCGCCAAGGAGAGCGCCGACATCGGCAGCCACAGCCTGCCCACCGTGCTGTCCGCACGCCACGGATGGTCCCTCGAACGGAGCATGTGCGCCACCGCCGAGGTCCACGACGACCTCATGCGCGCGTATCTGCGGCTGGAACCCGAGGTCAGGCGCGAGGCCTCGCCCGAACTCGCCCGCTACCTCACCGGACTGCGGCACTGGATGCGGGGAAACCTCGAATGGCACACCCTCACCGGACGCCACAACAATCGCGCGGGACGCCCCACCCCCAAGACCGGGCCGCTGGGTCCCACCCACGACCGCATCAAGGCCGACGCGCGCTCCTCGGCCGCCGCCGGCGTCTGCCCCCGCTGCGGCGACCGCCACGACCCGGCCACCGCGGTCGCGTGA